The DNA window GCCTCCCTCACATGCTTTTGGAGGTTTTTGGATGTGAATGCCTCCAGACAAAGGAAGGGTGAGGGGGCTTAGTTCCTGGTAGATGCAGGATGGCCTCCTGGAATTGGTGACATTGCCCATGTTTCTTCTAAGACAACAAGTACCAAATTCATGTTCCGTCAAGACAGGGCCTGCTCTGAAATTATCAGGGCCTAGGGAAAAGGGAACAGAGAGGACTCCTCATTCAGAAATGATTAGAACACTCAAGATGTGATAGCAGAGTGGCAGAGCATTTTggggggagtggggtggggattgaacccagggtctcatgcatgttaGTCAAGTGCTCtcctactgagtcacatctccagcctgaCATCAGGGTATTAAAGCAAATGTGGGTCTTTTGGAGCAAGAGTTGTGGTGCAATTGCATTGGTTATATACCCCTGAGTAGCAGATGAGGACAGATCTTGAGGAATAAAAAGGCAACTGAACAgtaggtggcctatgggcttctgACAAATGAGCCTGGTCACTTAAATCCATTTTGGGGGTCCCTAGTGGCCAGGTTTAGGGAGTTCTTCTAGGCAGGTTCCTGAACTTAGGTGGCCTGAAGGATTCACAGGGTCCAGGATTACTTGCCTGGTATGCTCCAGAGTCTGTACATCAGTGAGGTCAAAGGCTGTGATGATCACTAGACACATAGGGAAAAGCCAATAGCCAATCAGTAACAAGTGAAGCCAACAAAGTATGAAAAAGGGGCTCCCCTCAGACACATCTACAGAACCCAAGGAACTGCCAACATAGCTTCTGGCCCTGAACCCCAAAGTAGAGGCTGGGGAGGAAATTCCCTATGGCTTCCCTCCAGGATCTGCCCTCCTGCTACCTATACCCAGCAGCACAGTCTCAGGGAGGAATCCAAGGAGGTAGGATGAGGAGACAGGAGTATGTGGCCTTGGCAACAGATACCCTCTGCCACTTATTGAAAAGGGAGCCTGGGCAAGAGTCTTAATGGCTGAGAGCCTcaatttccccatctgtaaaatggtcaGAATGATACCTCTAGCTCTCAGGGATGCTGTGAGGGCAAATAAGGGCAGCTATTTTGAAAACTATTAAGTTTAGAGCCTGGTCATAGTTTCAACCTATGGCTATGATGATAATTAGCAACAACCAGCTCAAAGGAAACAACTTCTAGGGAGTCAGATGAGCAGAAAACTGGGATGTGCAACCCTGTTGTCAGCTCGTCTTGTCACTGGTACTCCCTTAGGCCCATGGTGTTGAGGTGGTTTCTGAGGGGAAGCCCACATGGAGGACATTCCAGGCAAATATCTGTTCTCTACTACCCACCCCTTGGGATGTGAGCAAGCTGAACAGAGGATACCTCTGCACCTTGGCTGATGGCTGGTGGCCCTGCTAAGGCAGAGAAGAATAGAGAAAAGGAGGACATTGATGATGGGGATAATGGCAGCCCAGCTGCTGATTGCAGAGCTGTGCCAGGTGTCTCACATCTCTAGTCCCAGGGAGGCAGCATCCCTCAAGGAAAAGATATCTGGGAGGTAAAGGTTACTAGAGGCCACAGTCAACATTGCCAAACtatagctctaaccctaggtGAGTTGTTTATGATTTGCTTCTGTTTTTGCTTCTTTCAAAACTGAGTGAAACATCTGAATTCTTTCACCACTACTGAGTAGGCCTAATTGTGACTTATACTTTGAGTCTGGTTTGGTATCCTTTTGACAATTCTTATACCTCCCACTGAAATCCACTTCTATCTTTTTCCTGGGAAGCTAAGGTTGGCATGAAAAGCTTATGCTGCTGCCTCTGCTGACGGTGAGCCCTACCAATGCTGCTGACCCCCACTTAGGACCTGCCATTCCTGTCAAGGTCTCCCTTTCATTCTTCTTCTTTGGCATAGCCCTCTCCTAACAAGGCAGGACAAGTCTCTCTCTACCTACCACAGAGTCTGATGCTACCCTCTTTTCTGGGACCTCTGGACAAAAACATCCTTTCCTGAGCTGAAAACTGGAACTGAGACAGCCAGCACTCACCATCACAGGCTCCCTAAAAAAAGCATCATTGCCAAAGCTAGCCAAGGCCCTGCCTTGAAGGCAGCTTCCTCACTCCCAAGCACTGGCTGGAGTGTTTTCTCAGTGGCCTGTGCAAAGAACCTAGGTTTCCTGCTATTAAGCACAGCAGGGAGCCCCATGCTGCACATGGCTGAGGGCTTCACCCTTGTAACATTACTTACCCTGGGCACCTCGGTAATAGGCAGATGCAATGCACTTGAACTTCTCCTGTCCAGCTGTGTCCCAGCTGTGCAGTGAGGAAAGATTAAGGAAAATGGTAGCAGGTTAAGCAATTATAGTAATCTGACCCTCCAGGCTAGTAGTATCATGGAGGGAGACCCAAGGACCTGCACCAGATGTGTCAACAGTGTGGGCTACAGAAAGGGCTTATATGAGCCAACTATCCCTGCCACCAGATCCTGATGATCCCTCCAGCGAAGAATTCTCACCGGATTCACAGTGCTACTGGGGAGAGCATGGCCTTAGCAGTTCCACTGCCCAGATGAATGGAGTTATAACTCAGTCTCTTCTGATTGTGACATTCAAAAGGAACATATGTCATTGGGTtagataaagaagaatgaaggaaagggaggggggcggggaataggaaagacagtagaatgaatcagacataactttcctatgtttatatatgaatacatgactagtgtaactccacattatgtacaaccacaagaacgggatcctaattagaataagttgtactccatatatgtaataatatgtcaaaaagaacaaataaaataaataaattaatttagaaaaaaaggAACATATGCTCTATAGTGTGGTGTGGCTTACTCCCTGTGAATGGTGCTGGGTTCCAGGCCAGGCCTTCAGCCATGGCCCTCTGCCACTTGTTCATGTGTGACTGGGGCACTGCTTCACCTTCCAGACTGTAGTTACCAGGTATGTCTAACAGGGATGTGATTTGTATCCCCTGGATAACTCTGATCAATTATCCCTCTGGCTCTTTAAAGTAACACATTGAAATGGACTTAGAAGCTGAGCCACAATAAATTAATGCTATTTACCACAGGCATGATATAGAAGTTCAGTAGGCACATGCTGAGATCTATTTGCCCTGGTTTAGAACAAGGCAGGTGGCCAATATGCAGGGATAAGCCTGAAATTCGACactgaatcctttttttttttttggtactagtgattgatcccagggacacttaaccaatgAGCCTCATCCCTagtccctttttatatttcattatgagacagggtctcactaaattgctgaggctggatttgcacttgtgatcctcctgcttcagcttcctgagccactgggattataggcatatgctacCATACCCAGCTCCCAATACCTTTTTAAAGCCAACATATCAAAATTTAACTTTTCTCAGTAAattgaaaagtaaaataaaccacAGACATGACATCAATGATCTAAAAGTTTTTTTCAAGTGATCCAGCATGATGCAGACTTTTTGGCTATCTTCTTTCATTTCTGGAGAAGATTCTGGTTGGGGAGTTGGGGTTGGACTTAGAGATAGGGCCAGCTGGGTGGCTGGTAACAACCTCAATGTAAGAGAGGCTGCAGCAGGACAGTAATGCTGTTTTGTTCTGGCAACTTTAATTAGATATAGCTTGTTGCTATAATGAGAAACCAGCCACTAGTCACTCTCTGCATGGCTCCATGTGGGACACCTGGCTCTTTGTCCTTCTCACCTTTTTAGATCCCTCAGTCTTACTGCCCTGATTTTCACAGCCTCTTTCGCTCTGGATTGACTCTGTACTGTCCCTTGGACAAGATGTGAGATCATCTAGCTCTAGGATAGCACTAGGACACTGCCTCAATAAGCTGGGAGCTGACATTCACAGAATCTGCAGGTCTAGCCTAGAGAGGGCACAGAAGATTGGGGGATGAAGCAAGataggaagaaagggaaggagacCAGGACAAGCCTGGTTAATGCCAACGGGCAAGAAGAAAACAGTGGCCATCATGCAGGAGAACAGGGAAGAGAGAGGGGCTGCTCAGGATACTGCGGGGGCCTGGAGCCTGAACAAGGTCTGTGGCATCTTTCAGGTGCCAGAGGAGTGAAAGGCAAGGTCCAGAGAATGTACCACTTTGGGCCAAGGTAAGCCTGGGTAGACCCTGGGCTGTTGTGAGAGAAAGTAAAGGGAGGAGTTAAAATAGTAGGTCACAGAGAAGCAAAGGCATGGGGTTAGGCAGGAAAGGAGATAGACAGAAATAGAAGGAAAGAGTGGCAGGGGGAGCAGAAGTTACTTGAGGGAAATGTATGAGGAGGAAGATGAGCACATCAGACCTGAGAGAGAGGTGTGGACAGTGTAGCCTCTGCCAGAACCCTCTTTGTCCAAGCCTGGCACACTGGGACAGGATTTGGTCCCATTTTATTGCTACATACAGAGGCTTATCAAAGCTACCTTACTTCCTGTGGAATCACAGGAGGTCCAGATTGGGGAAGGGCTTGCTAGAGTCTAGGAGCAGGACCAGACTTAGCAAGAGCAGAAGGCAATCAGGGGAGGTTGGAGATGGGTGGGAAAGTCAGGCTATGAagaccttccccagatctgatcaCCAACACAGAATAACTCCTGGGACTGAGGGAGGATCTGGGAACTCAGGGAGCTGTAAAACCCAATTTCTCTCAACCACTCCAGGCTCTGCTTGTCCAGATGGGTCCTTGCTGAGCACCATGGGGTACAAATGAGAACGAGCTGGCCAACATTTTCCCCAGGTACCTCCTGAAAGTCCACATATAAGTCATGTGAAAATCAGCACCCACAACAGCAACTTACATCTGGAGGCTGTAGGGAATCCCAGCAATCTCAAAGCGTTCAATTTCAAAGTCTACCCCAATGGTAGCCTTGTAGTCTCGGTCAAAAACATTCTTGCAAAACCTGTTGGAGGCAATAAAGCTATCAGAGAAGTATCTTCACAGAAATGGGCATGGAAGCTTTGCTCTTGATAGTTACACTACGTCTGGAGGCAAATAAAGTACAATGATGGGAACTGATAAAGAAGGGACCATCTGCAGAGGTTGCAGACAAACAAGTGTGTTAGCTCTCTGTCACTAAACAATCACCTGAAATAACCAACTTAGGGGAAAGGttcatttgggctcacagttttagagcttTCAGTTCATGATATTAGCCCCTCTgtttgggcctgtggcaaagcAGCATATCATGGCAGCAGCATGTGGTGGAGCAAAACCACTCACCTCATGGCTGGGAAGGGAAAGAGAGATGGAAGAAGGGGTGGGGGGTCCCATTATCCCCACTAAGGCCATGCTCCCAATAATCTAGAGACCCTTAAATATTCTACCACCTTCCAGTAGTACCATAGGTGGGGGAGCAAGCTTTTAACACATGGGGACAATTATTTAAACTGTGGCAACAAAGCAGCCAATAAGAACAAGGTAGGGGAAGAGGGGCTATGGCAGCCTCAAAGGCAAACACTGTGAATTAGAACAGTGAGAGAAACTAAGGGTTTATTCTCAGGGACGACAGTGAAAGGGTTAGCCCAAGGTCCTAACAGTGTGAACAATCCCAGGCTCCTGGATTGCCCTACTGTCTGTCAACCTCATCATCTCCCCAGTTTCTTGCCCCTTCCCCACCTGGCTCCCACCAGACTGAGGCTAGTTCTCAGCAGCCACACAGTCCCCACTGTGATAATGTGGGCCTCCCAAATAAAAGGTGACAACCTGATGCTGGGAAGTGTGGTCAACCTGACTGGGTAGGAAGGAGATGACATGGCCTTACCTGTGGATGAGACTGGTCTTTCCCACATAGAGGTCACCAACCACCACCACCTTGGAGAGTTTGAGCCTGGGAGAAATATGTCTGTGTCACCCTTGAGCATGGTTTCAAGAGTGTCTTCAGCACACACAACTCCTTCCTTCCCTGAGTTCTTTGCAGTGAGTCACCCCTCAATCCTGAATTTAGCATGGGCCACACTGCTGAGCCTTTTGTTCTCCCTCCCTGATCTTCAAAGGGAAGAGTGGGAAAGCCTACATTTGTTTTGGAAACTCTGCTTACCCTGAGGATGTACCCTTGACCCCTCTTAGCCAAAATCACTGTCTGAGAATTAGAAATGGAcatgaggagaggctgagtcatagGCTAAGGGGGCAGAGGTGGGAGTACAAGTGGGGCTATGGTAACCAAGAATGATGGGTACATCTAATTTGGGGGTGACAGGGTGCCACACTGAGGATGCAGACATGGGGCCCAAGAGTGGGGAGATACCGACACAAGGGGTGGGTTGGCAGCTTCTGTTTCCTGCTATGTACCCTCTGGGAATGTGTACCTACATGGACTAAGCTTATTATAAGCAGATAATCGCTGACCAGGAACCATTGTCACCTACTCACCTGGAGATGTGTGCAAGACTCAAACAGGCCAAGAGGTACGCCATGAAGAGAACTCAGGGTGTACACATTTGAGCTGTGGCTTGAGGCAAATTTGCTATGAAGTTGTTGGGCTCCTTAGGGACACTGCTTATTGAGAGCAGCCACACCCTtactatatatgtgtatatgtcctGTAATCTGGGAAGCAGCATATTTGGGACTGTTGACAACACTTTCTTTCTGTAGCTCATTCTAAAGGATATCAAAGGCTGAAGCAACCGACCCAGGGAAACATCATTAGGCACTTCCCATGCTTGTAGACTTCAAGAGAGCACCTCTGTGTTACCTGGTGACCTGACCTACAATTCAATTTACCACATCTGGTGAGGGTAGGGACTGTGTCTACCCTACTTCCAGGAAGCCCTCTTCTTCTGGAATAGGCTGACCCTGACTCCATTATTCAAACTGAGAAGTAAAGATATTACCAGTATTATGGCAGGTACCCTCAGTACCTTTTTCTCCCTACCCTGGTGTGGTCATGAGGGGTCAGGGATTCAGAACATGACTCTCACCCCATGAGCATGGCATGGCCCCTTTGACCATTCTGACTTGAACTTTCACTCCCTTTGTGCAATTCTGGGGAACTCTGAACTGGGCTCTCTTTTGGCCTCACTATATCTGTGAGCACAGCCAACTCCCTGAGCAGACTGTGAGCAGGCCCCTATACCTGTTATTTAAAAGAAAGAACAACTGCAAAATCCTGTGCCAGTAGTGATAAGTACTGTTGAGATAGGAACATAAGAGGCATATCCCTGGCCCTTGGGGGATATCTCTAGTGAGGAATACAAACAGGCAAAACAGCCCTTAGATAAGTTCTTGGGCTTCAAGAATTCACAGGAAGGGCACCCCACTCAGTGGCTTAGGATGAGGGACAGTGGGAGCAGAGGATCAGATTAGGCTTCCAAAGGAACTGACACAGAAAACCAAAGAGGAAGGGGAGGCAACAAGAGTAAGAAAGATGTTTCAGCCAGGCAcggggtgcatacctgtaatcccagtggatcaggaggctgaggcaagaggatcacaagcttaacaccagcctcagaaactcagcgaatccctaagcaacttagcaagactctgtctcaaaaaataaaaagggctggggatgtggcatagtggttaagagcccctgggattaatccccagtaccaaaaaagaaagagagaaagaacaaaAGATGTTATAGACAGTGGAAATGAACCTGTGTTGAGACCTCAGGATGAAAAATCACCTGCATGAGATTCCGAGAAAAGGAAATGGCAGTGTGTGTCAAGTAAAGCCAGACAAGAAATCCAGTACTGGACTGTGTCAGTCTAGTCCATGtgttttctttgttcatttttaaattcaTACTTGCATTTGTTACTTCTGGTCATCTCTCCCAACATCTCACATCCCACAGGCTCACCCAACAGTCCCGGTGTTCCTGCGCTGGCAGGCTGCACTGACTTGCCCGTGGAAGTGCTCCTTGAGCTGCAGGCAGGCATCAGGTGTGTACCACTACAAAGAGACAAACAGACAAATACACAGACAGGCACACCATCCTGCAAAGCTACAACAGCCCTGTCACCTGAGCTGGGCATTGTGGGTTTACCTACTTCCCAGTGCTCCCCCTGAGCCTTGAACCTGGCAGCCTCATTGGCTTTCCCTATTTCCTGTCATATCATAGGCTGCAAAGTAGCCAATTTTAGTGAGCCGATTTTAGAGACAGTGTAACTGAGACACAGAGTAAAGGGTAGCACTATGTGGACCCAATACAACCTGACTGGGAATTCCTCAGGTTTGAAGTGCTGTGGCCCTGAGGTACAGGATAGGCTTGGCCAGCAATGGCCTATGATCCTAACTACTGTAGGCAGAAGGAGAACAGATGCCCCAGGTTGCCTCCCTAGGGTGGGGCATTCTGGAACCAGAAGTAGCTGGGTTGAATCCCTCCTCTGCCACTCCGGGCTGTGTGATGTCATGCAAACTTCtctacctctctgagcctcattgTCTTGATCAATATGTACTTCCTCCCATGAAACTTGGACTGTTTTGTGCCAATCATATTTCCCTTCCTTTCAGTTCATGAAATACCAGTCTCCACCATCCCTAGTTACCACTGTCAAGCTCCATAGAGGAAGCAATGGCCCAAGCTTTGTTGCAATGGAAAACCCAGCAGAACTGTCCAAGGTCTGTGAGTGTGTGGAGAACAAACTTATTGGGGAAGGTGAATAAGGCGGGAGAAGGAATAGCTGCAGACCCCAAACACCTAGAGCCTACAGGTTGGCACAgattccaaaatatacaaaaggcCATTTGGTGGCTTGTACCAAGCCACACTCAAACACCGATCAACTGATGGCAGAGTTTTAATCTTCCAGAAATATTTTCTGTCATGTATTAACAAACACAGAcattgcttctctctctctctctctctctctctctctctctctttggtagTGTgatggattgaatccagggcctcacacatgctatgcaagtgctctaccactgagtgacaccCCCAGTCACTGGAATGCTATTTTGGTAACAGTAACAATAATGAGAACAACAACAACCATTCCAACATGAGATGTTTATCCTTATgtaacagtggctccaaattgtgTAACTTGCCTATGGTCACACATTTAATGAAGAAACAAGCATTCACACCTAGAACTGTCTGATTTATAACCTTCAGCCACACTGCAGCTCCCTGTCACCACTAGTCTGCCTTGGGCAAGTCAATACTCAGTTTTCCAGCTGCTCAAGAAGAAAGATCTCCTGGATTCACCTGCTTGATTTCTGGGGGTGACGGTAAGTTGAGGAAATCCGGGCATGGCCTCAGGGTCAGGAGAGCAATGTAGACAAAAAgcactggcctaatgactctctaCCTTAGGAAAGTTGGTGATGATGCGGTCCCGGCTCACAGGGGGCCCCAAAGGCATCAGAGAAGACCTCATTCTTCCAGAGTCCTGTGGACTCAAACAGAGGAAAGAGAGTGTTAACTAAAATTTATAGGAGCCCATCATTTTGGATTAGCCTCCTTGCACTAGGCCTTAGCAGATCAGACCAAACCAGAATGTAGTCACTTGTGTTAGGTGCCATGTGATCAAACTGAACTCTGAAACAATCAGttgtcaaaaacaaaacaaaaaagcaaacaacaacaacaacaacaaaatcaccaTGAGATTCATAGCAATTAATCCAAAGGGGCCCAGTTTACCTGAGTCAGGATGATATGGAAGTCCCTCCATTTTAACCTTGGTAACTTGAAACTAATCTGTTTTTTGtcctgtttctgctttcttcagtaCTTTTCTGCCTATTAAACTAACCTCTAATCCACTGCCTATGGTGGTACAGGCCTCTAGTTCCAGCCTGGAGGCTAAAGTGGGACGATTATTTGAGCTCAgaagtttgaaaccagcctggacaacatggagaaactgtctcaaaacaaaaagaggggaaacaaacaaacaacttcTCCTGCGACTCATCAGAATACTCATTCTATTTTATAGAAAGATGTGTTGCTGGATTCTAGGATCATTTGCAAATAACACCAATTAAGATCTTTAAACTTGgctgggtgcaatggtgcatgactataatcccaggaactggggaggctgagataggaggatcccaagttgaaaaccagcctcaacaatttagcaaagccctaagaaatttagtaggaccctgtttcaaaatttaaagaaataaaaataaaaagggcttgggattgtgactcagtggttgaaccCTCCTgggttttcaaaaagaaaaagaatcaaaaCTTTAAATTTGTAATTTTCATCTTGACAAGAATTAGGGAGCCTTGCAAATCCCCAAAAATGTATACCTAGGAGTTTCTGCCTAACTTTTCATCAGTTTTAAAACAGATCTAAACCTCCTTCTGTAAGGAATATGGGGGAAAGGCCAATGGGGCATAAGAAGTCAGGCCATCTCTTTCAATCTGCAGGCAGCACAGTGTGAGGGACTCAGGCCTGCTGGACTCTGCCTGGGAATCAGAAAACATGGGTCTCTTCTTGACAGGTGTCTAAGCAGGAGAGGCTCTTTCGCTGAGCTTAACTCTCTGGGGTGAGGCATTGCACAAAAGCCAGGATGAGGATCACAGCTCAGGTAATGAAAGCAGAATAGGGAGAGTCCCCTGCTCCCAGTCTTAAAAGGATGAAGGCTGACTGGTCTGGGGACTTTTATGTTTCAGGCCTTTTTCCAGAAAGTCCTCATCCCACCCAGAGTCTGATCCCTCAAAGCCTACTCAAAGCCCTCCACATCATTTTCCGGTCCGGGGCTCCCTCTTCCCTGTAGGGTGGCCCTGACCAAGGTCAGTCTGTTGTTCTTCATTTAACCGCGCTCCCCTTCAGGACCAGAATGGGCCTGGCCCCAGGCCAAAGGCTGGCAGACCGCGTTTAAGTTCTGGGAGTAGGAAGCAGGCGGGGGGGAACCCTGAGACCTTGCGACCCTAACCTCTGGAACGTGCCCGCACCGAGACGGAGGAGAGCCGACTTACCTAGAGAGCCTGCGAAGGTTCGGAGGTCGGCGCGGCCTGGTAGCGCAGCGCGCGCCCCCCGCCCCGTGATCACCACGGCAACAGGGGCAACGCGGGGTTGGCGAGCGTCCGACGAATCCCGGACGTCGGGGGTGGGGTCTGGGCGGAGCTGATATTGGAAAGAGTCCGGCTCACCAGCAGAACGGGCGATCACCATAGCAACAAGAGTCTCCCGGGGTCTGGGCCAGTCAGCCCAAGGAAAGACTTCCGGACGCGACCTAAGCGCCAGAGATCACCAAGGCAACCAGGGCGGAAACAGGAAAGGCGGGCGATGGGCGGGACCAGGGAGTCCAGTGGGTGGAGCCGGAGCTCTATGGGGAGGAGGCTTGGACTGGGATTGACTTCAGAAAGAGGTTTGCGCGCGCTGCTCCCTCTGGCAATCATCTCAACAGGGAGGAGTAGTA is part of the Callospermophilus lateralis isolate mCalLat2 chromosome 1, mCalLat2.hap1, whole genome shotgun sequence genome and encodes:
- the Rab36 gene encoding ras-related protein Rab-36; amino-acid sequence: MRSSLMPLGPPVSRDRIITNFPKWYTPDACLQLKEHFHGQVSAACQRRNTGTVGLKLSKVVVVGDLYVGKTSLIHRFCKNVFDRDYKATIGVDFEIERFEIAGIPYSLQIWDTAGQEKFKCIASAYYRGAQVIITAFDLTDVQTLEHTRQWLEDALRENEAGSCFIFLVGTKKDLLSVAACEQTELEAVHLANEMQAEYWSVSSKTGENVKAFFSRVAALAFEQSVLQDLEKRNGTRPQVGDGDLIRMEGSSLETQENKRPSSLSCC